A single region of the Pyricularia oryzae 70-15 chromosome 4, whole genome shotgun sequence genome encodes:
- a CDS encoding molybdopterin biosynthesis protein moeA: MATSYTTALELLQQASQEAKPANDGGQVEVVPLLESTGRIAARNIRSRLTTPEFDTSAMDGYAISSAATRDATPESPLIFHVKGAIAAGDEPKSWTTRSVDDGGIAGACIEIMTGARFPEPGPGEEELDACIKMEDTMYISSPSPYDRQGHVSLKPAKFIVVVRPVPRCANRRFAGEDICEGDTVIRAGQMICASHLMPLASVGVQSVAVQPMPIVRVFSTGKELLREQNEVANGANQPHGRDKLHTADPRESSIRDVNGVFLTAAFREVGAESQFLGQLADETKDIADAVSHILSSNPTPNVIVTSGGVSVGKFDHAEKRRSSAFLETREQRQPALDFSRAQAHNAEKTRIMIASSLDVWVLEKEGG, from the exons ATGGCAACATCATATACCACAGCACTCGAGCTGCTCCAACAGGCATCTCAAGAAGCAAAACCTGCCAATGATGGAGGTCAGGTGGAAGTTGTCCCCCTGCTTGAATCCACTGGTCGTATCGCTGCGCGCAACATCCGCAGCCGTCTTACAACACCAGAGTTCGATACATCAGCAATGGACGGATACGCTATCAGTTCTGCTGCAACGCGGGACGCAACGCCAGAATCTCCACTGATATTCCACGTAAAAGGAGCCATAGCTGCTGGAGACGAGCCCAAATCGTGGACAACCCGCTCGGTCGACGACGGTGGAATAGCTGGGGCGTGCATCGAGATAATGACTGGAGCTAGGTTTCCGGAACCGGGCCCCGGAGAGGAGGAACTAGACGCTTGCATCAAGATGGAGGATACTATGTACATCTCCTCGCCATCACCTTACGACAGACAAGGGCATGTATCTTTAAAGCCTGCAAAGTTCATCGTCGTGGTTAGGCCTGTGCCAAGATGCGCGAACCGACGCTTTGCAGGGGAGGACATATGCGAGGGTGACACCGTTATTCGAGCTGGTCAGATGATATGTGCGTCGCACTTGATGCCATTGGCATCTGTAGGAGTACAGTCGGTTGCTGTGCAACCCATGCCGATAGTTCGAGTGTTTTCCACAGGCAAAGAGCTGCTGAGGGAACAGAACGAAGTTGCGAACGGAGCAAACCAGCCACACGGCCGAGACAAGCTGCATACGGCAGACCCACGAGAAAGCAGTATCAGAGATGTCAATGGTGTCTTCCTTACAGCTGCTTTCCGCGAAGTTGGTGCCGAGTCACAGTTCTTGGGACAGTTGGCGGACGAGACTAAAGATATTGCGGACGCAGTTTCTCATATTCTCAGCTCAAATCCAACCCCCAATGTAATTGTCACGAGCGGCGGTGTATCGGTTGGAAAGTTCGACCAT GCCGAGAaacggcgttcttcggcTTTCCTGGAAACCCgggagcagcggcagcctgCTTTAGATTTCTCGCG CGCACAAGCACACAATGCCGAAAAAACCAGAATAATGATTGCTTCCAGCCTGGACGTGTGGGTACTGGAGAAGGAGGGCGGATAG